A genomic window from Alkalihalobacillus sp. AL-G includes:
- a CDS encoding ATP synthase subunit I gives MTEHLGLYKNAFRRYIKYGLYLLSLCVLGWGFTSYQEVFLGLLLGLAVSLLNVWSMHRKVDRLGKAVVEGKKVKTLGSLSRLMAAGLAVLVALRYPEMFNLIAVVVGLLMMYFIMLIDFYFASK, from the coding sequence ATGACCGAACACCTCGGATTATATAAAAACGCGTTTCGCCGGTACATAAAATACGGCCTATACCTCCTATCGCTATGTGTCCTCGGTTGGGGATTCACGAGTTACCAGGAGGTGTTCCTAGGATTGCTTCTCGGACTAGCCGTAAGCCTGCTTAACGTATGGTCGATGCACCGTAAAGTGGATCGGCTGGGAAAAGCCGTGGTTGAAGGAAAAAAGGTTAAAACCCTCGGTTCTCTGTCAAGGCTGATGGCAGCAGGTCTTGCCGTACTGGTAGCATTACGCTATCCAGAAATGTTCAACTTGATCGCAGTCGTTGTTGGTTTACTCATGATGTACTTTATCATGTTGATAGATTTTTATTTTGCTTCTAAATGA
- a CDS encoding AtpZ/AtpI family protein translates to MRPDKRSPFHSMALMSGILSQLVGSILVGIFGGMWMDRSMGTAPLFLIIGLFIGLAAGVYGMIKLIQRYFGEEEK, encoded by the coding sequence ATGCGCCCTGATAAACGTTCCCCTTTCCATTCGATGGCTTTGATGTCCGGTATTCTCTCACAGCTTGTTGGGTCGATACTAGTAGGGATTTTTGGTGGAATGTGGATGGATCGTTCGATGGGGACAGCCCCGCTCTTTCTCATTATCGGATTGTTTATCGGCCTTGCTGCGGGTGTGTATGGGATGATCAAGTTAATTCAACGCTATTTTGGGGAAGAGGAAAAATGA